One part of the Lentisphaera araneosa HTCC2155 genome encodes these proteins:
- a CDS encoding serine/threonine-protein kinase, whose amino-acid sequence MNRNPLSNSDKSADLLKMGLLDDDEQERYLICDSIASGGMGMIYRAYDSHTERYVAYKVIHPELQKNKAIFERFTYESEVAARLEHPNIMPVYDAGHDPDGRPFYTMKLLKGQTLAKFIHKLKNNQSTSTFENMVEILIKVCDAISCAHEQEIIHRDLKPDNIMIGDFGEVLVLDWGLAKIPQTKDAPIDHLSPSTPSEFSQMGAVIGTPAYMAPEQAQGKVVDPRADVYSLGALLQTMLTFNPPIEGENTEEILSRVSTGQIQSPGNNDFLPDSLGEKNQRIPRSALAVIKKATQLKPENRYKSSAEFAQELKQILGGFAVNAENAGAIRLSLLLIQRHKIVSAITAIFTLLFVVVGAKSINAIHQERNFALEQHEIAKHNYNEAQNALNKLRESAEIYLSRARYNISKGEFDAALMDVQTYLKLNQHNAEAYLLLGRINQAHKNFAEAAKAFKKAQAHGDKSENAVNSLKIASAAQTCVDAHGHLAKDEIFSIYCQLISNSQIPEASQFLDDLLSNEEFSNRVFNELFAHTKLIGKLKFCPKGMLHMRLSPENKDLTPLRYFQKAIFGTLAMPNTMISSLHPLKGLAIITLDIRGTHVSSLKPLYNSTVYNLLVDDTHIDDFSALKGHKINILSMRNVPVKSLASLEMVDIRHLDIASSPIRTPNLKHIAHIPSLVLPITWRNYVQKDTFPKGTKLIWAQKTISSEVDALRLRFKQKVFLEL is encoded by the coding sequence ATGAATAGAAACCCTCTTTCAAATTCCGACAAGTCCGCCGACTTGTTGAAAATGGGATTACTCGATGATGATGAACAGGAGCGTTATTTAATCTGTGACTCCATTGCATCAGGGGGCATGGGCATGATTTATCGTGCTTATGATAGCCATACTGAACGCTATGTAGCTTACAAAGTCATTCATCCTGAACTCCAAAAAAATAAAGCCATTTTCGAACGCTTCACTTATGAATCTGAAGTAGCTGCACGTCTTGAACACCCAAATATTATGCCCGTTTATGATGCGGGACACGACCCTGATGGACGCCCTTTCTATACAATGAAGTTACTCAAGGGGCAGACTTTAGCCAAATTCATTCATAAGCTAAAGAATAATCAAAGCACCTCAACTTTTGAAAACATGGTCGAGATCCTAATCAAGGTTTGCGATGCTATTTCCTGTGCCCATGAGCAAGAAATTATTCACCGAGACCTAAAACCAGACAATATCATGATCGGAGACTTTGGTGAAGTTCTTGTTTTAGATTGGGGCCTTGCTAAAATCCCTCAAACAAAAGATGCTCCCATTGATCATCTCTCTCCATCAACCCCAAGTGAATTCAGTCAAATGGGCGCCGTTATTGGCACTCCCGCATATATGGCACCCGAACAAGCGCAAGGAAAAGTGGTTGACCCCAGAGCTGATGTCTATTCTCTAGGCGCACTCTTGCAAACGATGCTCACTTTCAATCCTCCAATCGAAGGCGAAAATACCGAAGAAATCCTCTCTCGAGTTTCTACTGGGCAAATCCAATCTCCGGGAAATAACGACTTCCTCCCTGATAGCTTAGGTGAAAAAAATCAGCGTATCCCGCGTTCGGCCTTAGCCGTTATTAAAAAAGCGACTCAACTTAAACCCGAAAATCGTTATAAATCATCGGCAGAATTTGCACAAGAACTCAAACAAATCCTCGGTGGTTTTGCGGTAAATGCTGAAAATGCTGGCGCCATCCGACTCTCACTCTTGCTCATTCAGCGCCATAAAATCGTCTCCGCCATTACCGCTATTTTTACTTTATTATTCGTCGTTGTTGGGGCTAAATCTATAAATGCAATTCACCAAGAACGCAACTTTGCCTTAGAACAACACGAGATTGCTAAGCACAATTACAACGAAGCGCAAAATGCCCTAAATAAACTTAGAGAAAGTGCCGAAATCTATTTATCACGTGCGCGCTACAACATCAGTAAAGGTGAATTTGATGCCGCCCTCATGGATGTTCAAACCTACCTTAAACTCAACCAACACAATGCAGAAGCTTACCTATTATTAGGCCGAATTAACCAAGCTCATAAAAACTTTGCGGAAGCCGCAAAAGCCTTTAAGAAGGCACAGGCTCACGGCGACAAGAGTGAAAATGCTGTCAACAGCCTAAAAATTGCTTCCGCAGCTCAAACCTGTGTCGACGCTCATGGCCACCTCGCAAAGGATGAAATCTTTTCGATTTATTGCCAGTTGATTTCCAACTCACAAATTCCCGAAGCCTCACAATTCCTCGATGACCTTTTGAGTAATGAAGAATTTTCAAATCGCGTTTTTAATGAACTCTTTGCTCATACCAAACTAATTGGTAAATTAAAATTTTGTCCTAAAGGCATGCTCCACATGCGCTTAAGCCCCGAGAATAAGGACCTTACTCCTCTGCGCTATTTCCAGAAAGCCATTTTTGGAACTTTAGCCATGCCCAATACTATGATAAGTTCACTTCACCCCTTAAAGGGACTAGCGATTATCACCTTAGACATCCGTGGAACTCACGTATCTTCACTAAAGCCTCTTTATAATTCGACGGTCTATAACCTCTTAGTGGACGATACTCATATTGATGATTTCTCTGCACTCAAGGGCCATAAAATTAATATCCTTTCTATGCGAAACGTTCCAGTCAAATCCCTCGCTTCTCTAGAAATGGTTGATATAAGACATTTGGATATTGCCTCGAGCCCCATCCGCACGCCTAATTTGAAACACATTGCGCACATTCCTTCTTTGGTACTACCAATTACATGGAGAAACTATGTTCAAAAAGATACTTTCCCCAAGGGAACAAAGTTGATCTGGGCACAAAAAACCATAAGCTCAGAAGTCGATGCTCTACGCTTGCGCTTTAAACAAAAAGTATTTTTAGAATTATAA
- a CDS encoding AIM24 family protein — protein MKIAFDIAKFLTTKAFKLLMIVVFILVAIQVKKSLVQWYEKRDKNIADIHSLNLALEEVAQSQKDLLTSMKVNKLKIQQELDLQKSLKKSIAQHNENEPLFFLIDDRLKWEAKLKLLEESLKKSEALQEKLFLISRDSRKTQAKLRSDTQKYKLELEQKEAELKKYDWYERHVKKITGTILIVALFILFAPLINRLFWYYLPGAWVEKRPPYFLQEEGLAEEVSFWSDTNKQVKIQLKENESISVKQNCYNSFDEPLQRKNRFLWDKKAWIISYSAEMINMTDFSNANEQGQQLTLIAPQAEDELCKITLNQCQGIILKPGQIIAIKGDIQLSTRWNFFSIHNWLRLVFRHIIFSGSGEIYLYLHGGGDQINGETLRIKEDHLVGYQASCPVGLVRNENLWHYLLGKCNLFDYRFKSDKFILMQNQSSPIQNNKTPGERFFDTILGAVGKFLGF, from the coding sequence ATGAAAATCGCTTTCGACATAGCCAAATTTCTTACGACAAAAGCTTTCAAGCTACTGATGATTGTCGTTTTTATACTCGTGGCGATACAAGTCAAAAAAAGCCTTGTGCAATGGTATGAAAAGCGCGATAAAAATATTGCCGATATTCACTCATTAAATTTAGCTCTTGAGGAAGTTGCTCAAAGTCAAAAAGATTTACTAACTTCGATGAAAGTTAATAAGCTTAAGATTCAACAAGAACTCGACCTGCAAAAGTCATTAAAAAAATCCATTGCTCAGCACAATGAGAACGAACCGCTCTTTTTTCTTATTGATGATCGCTTAAAATGGGAAGCCAAATTAAAGCTCTTAGAAGAAAGTTTAAAAAAATCCGAGGCACTACAAGAAAAGCTTTTTCTCATCAGTCGCGACAGTCGCAAAACCCAAGCCAAATTAAGGTCGGACACTCAAAAGTATAAGCTTGAACTTGAGCAGAAAGAAGCTGAACTCAAGAAGTATGATTGGTATGAAAGGCATGTCAAAAAAATTACTGGCACCATCCTTATCGTTGCTCTTTTTATTTTATTCGCCCCCTTAATTAACCGCCTGTTTTGGTATTATCTCCCTGGTGCTTGGGTCGAAAAACGTCCGCCTTATTTTCTCCAGGAAGAAGGTCTTGCTGAAGAAGTCAGTTTTTGGTCCGACACCAATAAACAGGTGAAAATTCAGCTCAAAGAAAATGAAAGTATCTCTGTGAAACAAAACTGTTACAATAGTTTTGATGAACCGCTTCAACGTAAAAACCGTTTCTTATGGGACAAAAAAGCCTGGATTATTTCTTACTCGGCAGAAATGATCAACATGACGGACTTTAGTAATGCCAATGAGCAGGGTCAGCAACTCACTCTTATCGCGCCACAAGCCGAGGATGAACTCTGCAAAATAACTTTAAATCAATGCCAGGGTATTATTCTCAAGCCAGGGCAAATCATCGCCATCAAGGGTGATATTCAATTAAGTACTCGTTGGAACTTCTTTAGCATCCACAATTGGCTGCGCTTGGTTTTCAGACACATCATTTTCTCTGGAAGTGGCGAAATTTATCTGTACCTCCACGGCGGTGGGGATCAAATTAACGGCGAGACCCTGCGCATCAAAGAAGATCACCTCGTGGGCTACCAAGCTTCGTGCCCCGTGGGGCTCGTTCGCAATGAAAATCTCTGGCATTATTTACTAGGTAAATGCAATCTCTTTGACTATCGCTTTAAGTCCGATAAGTTTATCCTTATGCAAAACCAATCTTCACCTATACAGAATAACAAAACTCCTGGCGAACGCTTCTTCGATACGATTTTAGGCGCCGTAGGAAAATTCCTCGGATTTTAA
- a CDS encoding RNA polymerase sigma factor: MDNWSTRKTMLIRLKDQYDEKSWEEFVATYKQYIYNVIRRMELNHHDALEIVQLVLIKLWKKLPDFSYDNYRGKFRNWLYTVTANQVRDFLRGKNLSLSKIPDSSKDLEKSISIPEIEEIAEKEWKTYIANMAWEKVINHFSEGVCRAFLMSIEGHGVEKISAEIGVSESSVYVYKKRVQDRLQEEIAYLNSEFG; encoded by the coding sequence ATGGATAATTGGAGTACGAGAAAAACCATGCTGATCCGTCTCAAGGATCAGTACGATGAAAAATCGTGGGAAGAGTTTGTCGCGACTTATAAGCAATACATTTATAATGTCATCCGACGTATGGAACTCAATCATCATGATGCACTCGAGATCGTTCAACTCGTGCTCATTAAGCTTTGGAAAAAGCTCCCTGACTTTAGCTATGATAATTACCGCGGAAAATTCCGCAATTGGCTCTATACCGTCACCGCCAATCAAGTCCGTGATTTTTTAAGAGGCAAAAACCTATCTCTGAGCAAAATTCCCGATTCGAGTAAGGATTTAGAGAAGTCCATTAGCATTCCAGAAATAGAAGAGATTGCTGAAAAAGAATGGAAGACTTATATCGCGAATATGGCCTGGGAGAAAGTTATAAATCATTTTAGCGAAGGTGTGTGCCGAGCATTTTTGATGAGTATTGAGGGGCATGGAGTGGAGAAAATTTCTGCGGAAATCGGCGTTAGCGAGAGCTCTGTCTACGTTTATAAAAAACGAGTCCAAGATCGTCTACAGGAAGAAATTGCCTACCTCAATTCTGAGTTTGGATAA
- a CDS encoding RDD family protein, translating into MEEKNIYAAPEAEVLDEVNINYNLASRWQRFLGSFIDGLVIGLITIPLMYFTGGFDGITEGHQPSLVYTLVMSLVGFVIFLGINYKFLKNDAQTIGKKAMKTKIVTNDGEQASFGRHIIKRYTLYNFLGMIPVIGQVLSLVNLVFIFGSAKRCGHDYFADTKVVAL; encoded by the coding sequence ATGGAAGAGAAGAATATCTACGCAGCACCCGAGGCTGAAGTCTTGGATGAGGTCAATATAAATTATAATTTAGCATCACGTTGGCAGCGTTTTCTAGGATCTTTTATAGATGGCTTGGTAATTGGGCTAATTACTATACCACTCATGTATTTTACAGGTGGCTTTGATGGTATAACTGAAGGGCATCAGCCGAGCTTAGTTTATACATTAGTGATGAGTTTAGTAGGCTTTGTGATCTTTTTAGGAATTAATTATAAATTCCTAAAAAATGATGCTCAAACCATAGGCAAGAAAGCGATGAAGACTAAAATTGTTACGAATGACGGCGAGCAAGCGAGTTTTGGTCGTCATATCATTAAACGCTATACTTTATATAATTTTCTAGGAATGATCCCCGTTATAGGACAAGTCTTGTCACTAGTCAATTTAGTTTTTATTTTCGGTTCAGCGAAACGTTGTGGCCATGATTATTTTGCAGATACAAAAGTCGTTGCTCTTTAA
- a CDS encoding PQQ-dependent sugar dehydrogenase: protein MRLLLLMMVSFSLFGNDLKLEPLFKKKTFERPIGLIDLGSNSWYVLEQRGKIWLCEDGKKKSLVADISKRLGTANEEGLLCMVKSPRFEDDHQVYIYYSAKQPRRSIVARFKLENHKLDLESEEEVLSMPEPYGNHNGGQLAFGPDEKLYVGVGDGGSAGDPKGYGQDLTNVHGSILRLDVLGKSSYEIPKDNPYVNKADSKAEIYAWGLRNPWRFSFDRESGEIWCGDVGQNKFEEVNLIKSGVNYGWNVREGFGPYQFVQRKKKKKVVQRKVVSSEGPFEDPLFVYPRKEGLSITGGYVYRGQSIEKMRGWYVMSDFASGAYWLLRKEGDKIVENHRIKGAALQVASFAEDANGELYMMSFKNGTIYKIVDWVQ from the coding sequence ATGAGATTATTATTACTAATGATGGTGAGTTTTTCACTGTTTGGCAATGACTTAAAGTTAGAGCCTTTATTTAAGAAAAAGACTTTCGAGCGTCCTATTGGTTTAATTGACCTAGGCAGTAATTCTTGGTATGTTTTGGAGCAAAGAGGAAAGATTTGGCTTTGCGAAGATGGCAAAAAGAAATCTTTAGTGGCAGATATCTCAAAGCGTTTAGGGACGGCTAACGAAGAAGGCCTTCTCTGCATGGTAAAATCTCCTCGATTTGAAGATGATCATCAAGTCTATATTTACTATTCAGCAAAGCAACCACGTAGATCCATTGTGGCTCGCTTTAAATTGGAGAATCATAAACTCGATTTAGAGAGTGAAGAAGAAGTTTTGAGCATGCCTGAGCCTTACGGGAATCACAATGGTGGCCAACTGGCTTTTGGTCCAGATGAGAAGCTCTATGTGGGAGTCGGTGATGGTGGTTCAGCTGGTGACCCGAAAGGCTATGGTCAAGATTTGACGAATGTTCATGGCAGTATCTTGCGCTTGGATGTTTTAGGCAAGAGTTCCTATGAGATACCGAAAGATAATCCTTATGTCAATAAGGCTGATTCGAAAGCAGAGATCTATGCGTGGGGATTGCGTAACCCGTGGCGTTTTTCTTTTGATAGGGAATCGGGGGAGATTTGGTGCGGTGATGTAGGACAAAATAAGTTTGAAGAAGTGAACTTAATTAAATCCGGGGTGAATTACGGCTGGAATGTTCGTGAAGGTTTTGGACCTTATCAATTTGTGCAAAGAAAGAAAAAGAAAAAAGTCGTGCAGCGCAAGGTCGTTTCTAGTGAGGGGCCATTTGAAGACCCCCTCTTTGTATATCCGAGAAAAGAAGGCTTGTCGATTACAGGTGGTTATGTTTATCGTGGTCAATCAATCGAAAAAATGCGTGGTTGGTATGTGATGAGTGATTTTGCTTCAGGAGCTTATTGGCTTTTGAGAAAAGAAGGCGATAAAATTGTAGAGAATCACAGGATCAAAGGCGCCGCTTTACAAGTTGCGAGTTTTGCGGAAGACGCAAATGGTGAGCTGTATATGATGAGTTTTAAAAATGGCACTATTTATAAAATAGTGGATTGGGTGCAGTGA
- a CDS encoding BLUF domain-containing protein, whose amino-acid sequence MLYTIIYISESSKDISEKDLEQILTCSRANNCTVGISGMLIYKNGEFMQALEGDKDAVEKLMARIDGDDRHENITILSQKPIPNRHFKNWSMGFENISDDRSKGQVELSSFLSSSNKQNDTAHNFLKSFYKQ is encoded by the coding sequence ATGTTATACACAATCATTTATATCAGCGAATCAAGCAAAGACATTAGCGAAAAGGATCTAGAGCAAATACTTACATGCTCTAGAGCCAACAATTGTACAGTTGGCATAAGTGGCATGCTCATTTATAAAAATGGTGAATTCATGCAAGCACTCGAAGGCGATAAAGACGCTGTTGAAAAGTTAATGGCCCGTATTGACGGGGACGATCGACACGAAAACATCACCATTTTATCTCAAAAACCGATTCCCAATCGCCATTTTAAAAACTGGTCAATGGGCTTTGAAAATATTTCAGACGATCGCTCGAAAGGCCAAGTGGAACTCAGCTCTTTCTTAAGCTCATCTAATAAACAAAATGATACTGCTCACAACTTCCTAAAGAGTTTTTATAAACAGTAA
- a CDS encoding serine/threonine-protein kinase — protein MAKDDLDLQRAFDNSSELIANFYHEEKKTPPSRIQELNIPLSPINNDKFDKKQQIDTGGMKDIYEVVDRDTTRHLAMAVPKSNNKEDWNDFIFEARVTALLEHPNIVPVHDIGLFENRPCFTMKLINGDTLSQIIKRFSQQEKLAPSTLHDLINIFLKVCDAMAYAHSKDVLHLDLKPDNIRISDYGEVQVLDWGLAQFYKTSDFHTRSHTQELSIIHQTDTKNLDGIVLGSPAYMSPEQACADYANPRSDIYSLGAILYSIITLQPPFLDDDYRRVLKKTIKGDFPKPSELKLNWSVDPGLEAICLKAMALKSRSRYKLVSALADDLRKWNSGYAPLALNAPPLHLTKLFLRRNKFLLSLCLCFILFISILSIASYSNLSQSEAIAKLNATKAASALDDLEVSQEKSRENFRKLMNSRVKIQETIEKLNEVSEEKVTIAQIAADQFIQDAYSAFNQGNFSRAKMYAEQAKSLAPNYKSVIVLFGKISLLELNVDEANKYFLQIDRIKYKFFDQKKILKGNTDEIIRLIQTIQKDPSFSKHKHAIFLGLKRIKLSNKNKIRIFKETLLQKGDELSPTRFVTSQESFPLFTLSILPIRELICKRHIKTLNKHVHFLKNISYLELHNQVNVPLRQLSLIDNIKTMRLVNCQVNPFIWSAHKNRESLEHLILIETPLADYAPLAKITSLKKLSLSKPSNLKKNSQATLLLKESGIKIDFIQTQN, from the coding sequence ATGGCTAAAGATGACTTAGACCTTCAACGCGCCTTCGATAATTCTTCGGAACTCATTGCTAATTTTTATCACGAAGAAAAGAAAACACCTCCCTCGCGTATCCAAGAACTCAATATCCCACTATCGCCGATCAATAACGATAAGTTTGATAAAAAGCAGCAGATCGATACGGGTGGAATGAAGGATATTTACGAAGTTGTGGATCGCGACACTACACGACACCTCGCCATGGCCGTGCCTAAAAGTAATAATAAAGAGGATTGGAATGACTTTATTTTTGAGGCTCGTGTAACGGCTTTACTCGAGCACCCCAATATTGTCCCTGTTCACGATATCGGCCTCTTCGAAAATCGCCCCTGCTTCACAATGAAGTTAATTAATGGTGATACCTTAAGTCAAATCATCAAACGTTTCAGCCAACAAGAGAAACTTGCTCCTTCGACTCTCCACGATCTTATCAATATCTTTCTCAAAGTCTGTGATGCCATGGCTTATGCCCACTCTAAAGACGTTTTACACTTGGACTTAAAACCCGACAATATTCGTATCTCAGATTATGGTGAAGTTCAGGTTTTGGATTGGGGTTTAGCGCAATTTTATAAAACCAGTGATTTTCATACGCGTTCACATACTCAAGAACTCAGTATTATTCACCAAACTGACACCAAAAATCTCGATGGCATTGTTCTTGGAAGTCCAGCCTACATGTCCCCTGAACAAGCTTGTGCGGACTACGCAAATCCTCGTAGTGACATCTATTCATTAGGTGCCATCCTTTACTCAATCATTACCCTGCAACCACCCTTTCTCGATGATGATTACCGCAGAGTACTAAAGAAAACAATCAAGGGCGATTTCCCTAAACCAAGTGAACTTAAACTCAACTGGTCAGTTGATCCTGGATTAGAGGCCATATGCTTAAAAGCTATGGCATTAAAAAGCCGTTCTCGCTATAAGCTCGTAAGTGCCTTGGCGGATGATTTGCGTAAGTGGAATAGTGGTTATGCGCCTCTGGCACTAAATGCCCCACCCTTGCACTTAACCAAATTATTCCTCAGGAGAAATAAGTTTTTACTTAGCTTATGCCTCTGCTTTATTCTTTTTATTTCAATCCTCTCGATTGCTTCCTACAGCAACCTGAGTCAGAGTGAAGCTATTGCCAAACTTAATGCTACAAAAGCCGCTAGCGCTCTCGATGATTTAGAAGTCTCCCAAGAAAAAAGTCGCGAAAATTTTCGAAAGCTGATGAATAGTCGTGTGAAGATTCAGGAGACTATTGAGAAACTCAATGAAGTTTCCGAAGAAAAGGTCACTATCGCTCAAATCGCCGCGGATCAATTCATTCAAGATGCCTACTCAGCATTTAATCAGGGTAATTTTAGCCGCGCTAAAATGTATGCCGAACAAGCAAAGTCACTGGCCCCTAACTACAAATCCGTCATCGTATTATTTGGAAAAATCAGTCTTCTCGAACTTAATGTAGACGAAGCAAACAAGTACTTCCTGCAAATTGATCGAATCAAATACAAGTTCTTTGATCAAAAGAAAATTCTCAAAGGAAATACAGACGAAATCATTCGTTTAATTCAAACCATTCAAAAAGACCCGAGTTTCTCTAAGCATAAACATGCCATCTTTCTTGGTCTCAAACGCATTAAACTCTCCAACAAAAATAAAATTCGAATTTTCAAAGAAACTCTATTGCAAAAAGGAGATGAACTCAGCCCCACTAGATTTGTGACTTCTCAAGAGAGTTTTCCACTTTTCACCTTATCAATACTACCAATTAGAGAGCTGATCTGTAAGCGACATATAAAAACTCTCAATAAGCATGTTCACTTCTTAAAAAACATCTCATACTTAGAGTTACACAATCAAGTCAATGTTCCTCTTCGTCAACTGAGTCTCATCGACAATATTAAAACGATGCGCTTAGTCAACTGTCAGGTCAATCCCTTTATTTGGTCCGCTCATAAAAATCGTGAATCACTTGAGCATCTCATTTTAATCGAGACACCGCTCGCAGATTATGCGCCACTCGCAAAAATCACTTCTTTAAAAAAATTGAGCCTTTCTAAGCCATCAAATTTAAAGAAGAATTCTCAAGCTACTCTTCTACTCAAAGAAAGTGGGATAAAAATCGACTTTATCCAAACTCAGAATTGA
- a CDS encoding acyl-CoA desaturase encodes MTEDKKYNWLNTISLSLTFILACTLVPWYGIKYGFTGFEWAVFGFFMVFTGTGITVGYHRLWSHKTYEANAVFQSWFAFWGAVAAQNSIISWSRDHRDHHKYVDNNEKDPYSAKKGFWFSHILWIFQDTRTDKDYGNVKDLQANKICTFQEKYYMPMLIFGNFVLPALIGYIGHTINPHANGLAHSMIAMFLVAGLLRFVLNHHFTFFINSLAHIWGAQPYAKKDTSRDNFFLALVTYGEGYHNFHHTFQSDYRNGVRAWQFDPSKWIIWTASKLGMTWKLKRMQKWQINHKKQEFWGVQSLEGALEQLKTKDMPELKAKLEKTYEEWKTALEAWSAARRKSKTCQDAKMQVKDLQNALLTKRDEFCEAVNSIFANPHSAPALG; translated from the coding sequence ATGACAGAAGACAAAAAATATAATTGGCTTAATACTATCAGCCTCAGTCTCACCTTTATTCTTGCTTGTACACTCGTGCCATGGTATGGGATCAAGTACGGCTTTACTGGCTTTGAGTGGGCAGTTTTTGGCTTTTTTATGGTCTTTACTGGTACGGGTATTACAGTTGGTTATCACCGCTTATGGTCGCACAAAACTTATGAAGCGAATGCCGTTTTTCAGTCGTGGTTTGCTTTTTGGGGTGCAGTCGCAGCTCAGAACTCAATTATCTCTTGGAGTCGCGATCACCGCGATCACCACAAATATGTGGATAATAATGAAAAAGATCCTTACTCTGCAAAGAAGGGTTTCTGGTTCTCTCACATCCTATGGATATTCCAAGATACTCGTACGGATAAAGATTATGGTAATGTAAAAGACCTCCAAGCAAACAAAATTTGTACTTTCCAAGAAAAGTACTACATGCCGATGCTCATTTTCGGTAACTTTGTTTTACCTGCGCTTATTGGTTACATTGGTCACACAATTAATCCTCACGCTAATGGTTTGGCTCACAGTATGATTGCTATGTTCTTGGTAGCGGGTTTATTGCGTTTTGTTCTTAACCACCACTTCACTTTTTTCATTAACTCTTTAGCGCACATTTGGGGTGCACAGCCTTACGCTAAGAAAGATACTTCACGTGATAACTTCTTTCTTGCACTCGTTACATACGGTGAAGGTTATCATAACTTCCACCATACCTTCCAGTCGGATTACCGTAACGGTGTAAGAGCATGGCAGTTTGACCCATCGAAGTGGATCATTTGGACAGCCTCAAAATTAGGTATGACTTGGAAACTTAAGCGCATGCAGAAATGGCAGATCAATCACAAGAAGCAAGAGTTCTGGGGTGTTCAGTCTTTAGAAGGAGCTTTAGAACAACTTAAGACGAAAGATATGCCTGAGCTTAAAGCTAAGCTTGAAAAGACTTATGAAGAGTGGAAGACGGCTTTAGAAGCTTGGTCTGCAGCCCGTCGTAAGAGCAAGACTTGCCAAGATGCAAAAATGCAGGTGAAAGACTTACAGAATGCATTACTCACAAAACGTGATGAGTTCTGCGAGGCGGTGAATTCAATTTTTGCGAATCCGCATTCAGCACCCGCACTCGGTTAA
- a CDS encoding RNA polymerase sigma factor: MSDTKYQENINAAGRGFNPTSWSLILKASSGGSTELAEFCRRYWHPLYAFARRSGRSAEDAQDLSQGFFAYLLERDVLQRADAEKGRFRNFLLTLFKRFMQNEWQRGQAQKRGGNQVKVDYEAAEYSLQDMSELGADEAYQRAWALTLLEQSMKELEQRFIERGDQDRWEVMKPYLNGDSEASLREGAEILGVTENAFTVAIHRLRRDFSKVLRKLVADTLNDPAEVQEELHFLISLLQK; this comes from the coding sequence ATGTCTGACACAAAGTATCAAGAAAATATTAATGCAGCTGGTCGTGGCTTCAATCCCACGAGTTGGAGTCTTATTCTCAAGGCGAGCTCGGGAGGAAGTACCGAGTTAGCAGAGTTTTGTCGGCGCTATTGGCATCCACTTTATGCCTTCGCGAGGCGTTCGGGACGCAGTGCGGAAGATGCGCAAGATTTAAGCCAAGGTTTTTTTGCTTACTTACTCGAGCGTGATGTTTTACAGCGTGCCGATGCGGAAAAGGGTCGTTTCAGAAATTTTTTACTCACTTTATTTAAGCGCTTCATGCAAAATGAATGGCAGCGTGGGCAAGCTCAAAAACGCGGTGGTAATCAGGTGAAAGTTGATTATGAAGCCGCGGAATACTCCTTGCAGGATATGAGTGAGTTAGGTGCTGACGAAGCTTATCAGCGCGCTTGGGCTTTGACGCTTTTGGAACAGAGTATGAAAGAACTAGAGCAACGTTTTATCGAGCGCGGTGATCAAGATCGCTGGGAAGTTATGAAGCCTTATCTCAATGGTGATAGTGAAGCGAGCTTGCGTGAAGGTGCTGAAATTCTAGGTGTGACGGAAAATGCTTTTACAGTCGCGATTCATCGTTTGCGTCGTGACTTTTCGAAAGTTCTTCGTAAATTAGTGGCGGATACATTAAATGATCCGGCAGAAGTTCAGGAAGAATTACATTTTTTAATTTCTCTTTTGCAAAAATAA